From Brevibacillus marinus, a single genomic window includes:
- a CDS encoding TIGR00282 family metallophosphoesterase encodes MRVLFLGDIVGAPGREMVIEYLPRLKRKYQPTFVIANGENSAHGRGITEKIARELFDAGIQAITLGNHSWDNKEIFEFIDREQRLIRPANYPEGTPGSGLTYIKTVQGELAVINLMGRSFLPPLECPFRTADQLVEEAKKRTRLIFVDFHAEATSEKQALAWYLDGKVSAVVGTHTHVQTGDERILPGGTGYLTDVGMCGPQDGILGMEREAVIKKFLTQLPVRFEVAGGASQLNAVVFTLDGATGLTRQVERIRIDADHPFME; translated from the coding sequence ATGCGAGTACTGTTTCTGGGTGATATTGTCGGGGCGCCGGGCCGCGAGATGGTGATCGAGTACTTGCCCCGCTTAAAGCGCAAATACCAGCCGACGTTTGTGATTGCGAACGGCGAAAATTCCGCGCACGGGCGGGGGATTACGGAAAAAATTGCCCGTGAACTGTTTGACGCGGGGATTCAGGCGATCACATTGGGCAATCATTCGTGGGACAACAAGGAGATCTTCGAGTTTATCGACCGGGAACAGCGGCTGATCCGGCCGGCGAATTATCCGGAAGGCACGCCGGGAAGCGGGCTTACATATATTAAAACGGTACAGGGTGAGCTGGCCGTGATCAATCTGATGGGACGGTCGTTTCTTCCTCCGCTGGAATGTCCGTTTCGCACGGCGGATCAGCTCGTGGAAGAAGCCAAAAAGCGCACGCGGCTGATCTTTGTCGACTTTCACGCCGAAGCGACCTCGGAAAAGCAGGCGCTGGCCTGGTACCTGGACGGCAAAGTGAGCGCGGTTGTCGGTACGCACACGCACGTGCAGACGGGCGACGAACGAATTTTACCGGGAGGTACCGGCTATTTGACCGATGTCGGGATGTGCGGTCCGCAGGACGGCATTCTCGGGATGGAGCGGGAAGCGGTGATCAAGAAGTTCTTGACGCAGCTTCCGGTGCGCTTTGAAGTGGCCGGCGGCGCCAGCCAGCTGAACGCAGTCGTCTTCACGCTGGACGGCGCAACAGGTTTGACGCGCCAGGTGGAGAGAATCAGAATTGACGCCGACCATCCGTTTATGGAATAA
- the spoVS gene encoding stage V sporulation protein SpoVS: MEVLKVSAKSNPNSVAGALAGVLRERGAAEIQAIGAGALNQAVKAVAIARGFVAPSGVDLICIPAFTDIVIDGEERTAIKLIVEPR, translated from the coding sequence ATGGAAGTATTAAAGGTTTCAGCAAAATCCAACCCCAATTCTGTCGCTGGTGCCCTTGCTGGTGTTCTCCGTGAACGTGGAGCTGCCGAGATTCAAGCGATCGGCGCCGGGGCGCTTAATCAAGCTGTAAAAGCCGTAGCGATTGCACGAGGGTTCGTAGCGCCTAGTGGAGTTGACCTGATCTGCATCCCAGCTTTTACCGACATCGTGATTGACGGAGAAGAACGCACGGCAATCAAGCTGATTGTGGAACCGAGATGA